In Salinibacterium sp. NK8237, the following proteins share a genomic window:
- a CDS encoding IPT/TIG domain-containing protein has product MALSVFSAGAPAQALAGDDSIAESTFLSGTLLENLLPVGLNLGYSSASNDGTQSLQTDTSSIDALVGAAAGVGPVEVPIVLADVGLLGTYAKAANDGSSVAASGLVNASGDVGVAVVDPSGVPSALSLDLTEILVDGFATELTQLKLDVGAVSSRAESVEAAPATGDYEIVGSQLLLTSDTIAGISATVDSLAGTLTGAVDAVVGPGGTLLGTVTSTASAAFDTVGVVSIGDTSASVSLDLPGVIAPLLTEIRTGPAADPGPVTVNLGTGEVVIDLAALHGGTLDDLPANTPVLTADELSAISLAVTAILGDFADELEEVVTAALEEAFVQIDVNLRVKLPLTSVTIPLAQISVSGTLAELADGTGAITADGLVNVIGVKSVVDGLASALVAPLGLVVSPIVAPLIDPEVGALKAFIDGIQTGVITPVANVLNPLLLTLDAIVGLTVNNQELLGESPNQQFVETALRVGLVESLLELDVARSVVGPNNAGVRPVITDVDPTSGPASGGTPVTLTGTDFGGSTGVTFDGSAGTDFTVVSDTEITVTSPAHAAGGVEVIIQHPAGASDAGEFTFTPVPVISSLTPDFGPIAGGTVVTIEGTDFTDATGVTFDGTDGTEFTVDSETQITVTSPAHDLGVVDLVIERTTGNSVPTDFTYRGAPTVSDLSPVLGPLAGGTEVTITGTGFTGSTGVTFDGDLGTSFTIVSDTEITVESPAHDADTIAVVVQHPIGNVDAGDFTYTAAPIISSLSPNIGPVEGGTDVTITGSGFDAATGVTFDGDPVTPFAIVDDNTITLSSPPHDAATVDVVVLSTPADSAPGTFTYQEAPTVTSIAPDEGPLVGGTEVTITGTGFTNATGVSFEGEDGTSFEVVSDTEIIVTTPAGVEGAAAVVVLHPAGNADAGDFTYVAAPTVSAMVPVLGPIAGGTTVTITGTGFTGTTGVTFGGIPATSFDILSETTIEVETPAHSAGPVAVVVEHTGGDVAAGDFTYLASPSVSGLTPSSGPLAGGTVVTITGTGFTGATGVTFDGDAGTLFEVVSDTEITVTSPAHAAGYAAVVVQHPIVNADAGDFTYTAGPAIASMVPPVGPVAGGTVVTITGTGFTNATGVTFDGDVGASFDVVSDAEITVTSPAHAAGAVDVIVTHAAGDSTPEPFTYLADPTVTLVSPNAGPLEGGTEVTITGTGFTGATGVTFDGEDGTSFTVVSDTEITVTSPPHAAGTAAIVIQHPIKDTDAGDFTYAAAGIAIVNSMFPLSGPDTGGTLVTLRGSGFFGATGARFGALWGTDFTVISDTVATVVTPEHEAMWVPAMVASGALEVSTPGFTFELTTLALGEDDGLAFTGSSPTNGALLALMLLGMGAALLISRRPTGRHRA; this is encoded by the coding sequence GTGGCCTTGTCCGTTTTCTCTGCTGGCGCTCCGGCGCAGGCCTTAGCCGGCGACGACTCCATTGCAGAGTCGACTTTTCTCTCCGGAACGCTGCTTGAGAATCTCCTACCGGTAGGCCTCAACCTTGGTTACTCGAGCGCAAGCAACGACGGCACTCAGTCACTCCAGACCGATACGTCAAGTATTGACGCGCTTGTCGGTGCTGCGGCCGGCGTCGGTCCTGTCGAGGTTCCGATTGTTCTCGCGGATGTCGGTCTTCTCGGGACTTATGCCAAAGCGGCTAACGATGGCAGTTCCGTCGCGGCCTCCGGTCTAGTGAACGCGAGCGGTGACGTCGGGGTTGCTGTTGTTGATCCCTCCGGCGTTCCGTCAGCGCTGTCCCTCGACTTGACCGAAATTCTCGTCGACGGATTTGCGACGGAACTCACACAATTGAAACTTGACGTCGGGGCAGTCAGCTCACGCGCTGAGTCCGTCGAAGCGGCTCCCGCAACGGGGGACTACGAGATTGTCGGCTCGCAACTCTTGCTCACGAGTGACACCATCGCCGGTATTTCGGCGACCGTGGACTCGCTCGCCGGCACGTTGACGGGTGCAGTCGACGCAGTCGTCGGTCCCGGCGGGACCCTGTTAGGGACGGTGACTTCGACGGCATCCGCGGCATTCGACACTGTCGGTGTGGTCAGCATCGGAGATACCTCTGCGAGCGTGTCCCTGGACCTCCCTGGTGTCATAGCGCCATTACTGACCGAGATTCGAACTGGTCCGGCTGCGGACCCGGGACCGGTCACGGTAAACCTCGGCACGGGTGAGGTTGTGATCGATCTTGCGGCACTGCACGGCGGCACCCTCGATGACCTCCCGGCAAATACGCCTGTGCTCACCGCCGACGAGCTCAGCGCAATCTCACTCGCCGTGACTGCAATCCTGGGCGATTTCGCCGATGAACTGGAAGAAGTCGTTACTGCAGCGCTTGAAGAAGCTTTTGTTCAGATTGACGTCAACCTTCGAGTCAAGCTGCCGCTGACGAGCGTTACCATTCCCCTCGCTCAGATCTCGGTGTCAGGCACGCTCGCAGAACTTGCTGATGGCACCGGTGCGATCACGGCAGACGGCTTGGTCAACGTGATCGGAGTGAAGTCCGTCGTTGACGGACTCGCTTCGGCGCTGGTCGCGCCTCTGGGATTGGTCGTTAGCCCGATCGTCGCTCCGCTGATCGATCCGGAGGTGGGCGCTCTCAAAGCATTCATTGACGGGATCCAGACAGGCGTCATCACGCCGGTCGCAAACGTGTTGAACCCGCTGCTGCTCACTCTCGACGCGATTGTGGGCCTCACGGTCAATAACCAAGAACTTCTGGGGGAGTCCCCGAATCAGCAGTTCGTCGAAACAGCGCTAAGAGTGGGGTTGGTCGAGAGTCTTCTAGAGCTGGACGTCGCACGCTCAGTCGTCGGACCCAACAATGCGGGAGTGCGCCCCGTAATCACCGATGTCGACCCCACAAGTGGTCCCGCATCGGGTGGCACCCCGGTGACTCTGACGGGCACTGACTTCGGCGGTTCCACCGGCGTCACCTTCGACGGCTCCGCAGGCACAGATTTCACTGTCGTGAGCGACACGGAAATTACGGTCACGAGCCCGGCTCACGCCGCCGGTGGCGTTGAGGTCATCATCCAACATCCCGCCGGTGCTTCGGATGCTGGCGAGTTCACTTTCACTCCGGTGCCTGTCATCTCGTCCCTCACCCCAGACTTCGGCCCGATCGCGGGCGGCACGGTAGTCACAATTGAAGGAACTGACTTCACCGATGCCACGGGCGTCACGTTTGATGGAACTGACGGCACAGAATTTACCGTCGACAGTGAGACGCAGATTACGGTGACGAGCCCCGCCCACGATCTTGGCGTCGTCGACCTCGTCATCGAGCGAACAACGGGCAACTCGGTTCCGACCGACTTCACCTACCGGGGAGCTCCAACCGTCTCAGACCTCAGCCCTGTGCTCGGACCGCTTGCCGGTGGAACCGAAGTGACGATTACGGGCACCGGCTTCACCGGTTCCACGGGAGTTACCTTTGATGGTGACCTCGGAACTTCGTTCACGATCGTGAGCGACACCGAAATCACTGTCGAGAGTCCGGCGCATGACGCCGACACCATCGCAGTGGTGGTGCAGCATCCGATCGGCAACGTGGATGCGGGTGACTTCACCTACACCGCTGCGCCGATCATCTCCTCGCTGTCGCCGAACATCGGTCCGGTCGAGGGTGGCACCGACGTGACCATCACGGGCTCGGGTTTCGATGCCGCAACGGGGGTCACATTTGATGGGGATCCGGTCACTCCGTTCGCCATTGTCGACGACAACACCATCACCCTCTCTTCCCCGCCTCATGATGCAGCGACCGTTGATGTCGTGGTGTTGAGTACGCCAGCCGATTCGGCGCCGGGGACCTTCACGTATCAGGAAGCTCCCACCGTGACGTCGATCGCTCCGGATGAGGGACCGCTCGTGGGGGGAACTGAAGTTACCATCACGGGAACCGGCTTCACCAACGCGACGGGCGTGAGCTTTGAAGGCGAAGATGGAACGTCTTTCGAGGTCGTGAGTGACACTGAAATCATCGTCACGACACCTGCAGGAGTAGAGGGCGCAGCTGCGGTTGTGGTCCTCCATCCCGCCGGCAATGCGGATGCGGGAGACTTCACCTACGTTGCCGCTCCGACCGTCTCGGCAATGGTTCCTGTTCTAGGGCCGATCGCTGGCGGCACCACCGTCACGATTACGGGCACTGGTTTCACCGGCACAACGGGCGTCACGTTCGGCGGAATCCCCGCCACCTCGTTCGACATCCTGAGCGAGACTACGATCGAAGTAGAAACTCCCGCTCACTCGGCCGGCCCTGTTGCCGTCGTCGTGGAGCACACTGGCGGAGACGTTGCTGCGGGAGACTTCACGTACTTGGCAAGCCCGAGCGTTAGTGGCCTGACCCCGAGTTCTGGTCCCCTGGCTGGCGGCACTGTCGTCACCATCACGGGCACCGGCTTCACCGGTGCAACGGGCGTGACCTTCGACGGAGATGCCGGAACGCTGTTCGAGGTCGTGAGTGACACCGAGATCACAGTGACGAGCCCGGCTCACGCCGCTGGCTACGCAGCCGTTGTAGTTCAGCATCCGATTGTCAACGCGGATGCTGGCGACTTCACCTACACCGCAGGCCCGGCGATTGCGTCAATGGTTCCTCCTGTCGGACCGGTAGCCGGCGGCACTGTCGTCACCATCACAGGCACCGGTTTCACTAATGCAACGGGCGTGACATTCGACGGGGATGTCGGAGCATCGTTCGACGTCGTGAGTGACGCCGAGATCACAGTGACGAGCCCCGCGCACGCTGCAGGAGCCGTCGACGTGATCGTGACCCACGCTGCGGGTGATTCAACGCCGGAGCCGTTTACGTATCTTGCTGACCCCACGGTGACCCTCGTGTCGCCCAACGCGGGTCCGCTCGAAGGCGGCACCGAGGTCACCATCACGGGCACCGGCTTCACCGGAGCAACGGGAGTGACATTCGATGGCGAGGATGGAACGTCGTTCACCGTAGTGAGTGACACCGAGATCACCGTGACGAGCCCACCGCATGCTGCAGGGACTGCGGCAATCGTGATCCAGCATCCGATCAAGGACACCGATGCCGGTGACTTC
- a CDS encoding acetate/propionate family kinase, which yields MTTVFVVNSGSSSIKWELLDAESGSVYCGGIVERIGEHGGGAADHDDGMRQILAELGDEHPAVVGHRVVHGGAEFTQATVITDAVEDRLEEISVLAPLHNPANLKGIRAARATFSTVPHVAIFDTAFHGTLPPHAYTYAINTELARVHGIRRYGFHGTSYRYVAGRTAAVLGKDLADLKLIVFHLGNGASVCAIDGGRSVDTSMGMTPLEGLVMGTRSGNIDPGALFHLGRAGMDLPGLDHLLNRESGLLGMTGTGDMRDVQSKADAGDEQAQAALGVYYHRLRHYLGAYLVALSGADAIVFTAGVGENNANTRLATVEGLESFGIEMDVAANAAANHGERVISTSDSPVTVLVIPTNEELQIARESLEAVTR from the coding sequence ATGACAACCGTCTTCGTAGTGAACTCCGGTTCCTCGTCGATTAAGTGGGAACTGCTCGATGCCGAGTCCGGTTCTGTCTATTGTGGCGGCATCGTAGAACGCATCGGAGAACACGGCGGAGGAGCCGCGGACCACGACGACGGAATGCGGCAGATCTTGGCCGAGCTCGGGGACGAGCATCCGGCAGTCGTCGGCCATCGTGTGGTGCACGGCGGGGCGGAGTTCACTCAAGCCACCGTGATTACGGATGCGGTTGAAGATCGGCTCGAAGAGATTTCGGTGCTGGCGCCGTTGCACAACCCCGCCAACCTCAAGGGGATCCGGGCGGCGAGGGCGACATTCTCGACCGTGCCACACGTCGCAATTTTCGATACCGCATTCCACGGAACGCTGCCGCCCCACGCCTACACGTACGCGATCAATACGGAACTGGCCCGAGTGCACGGCATCCGTCGCTACGGTTTTCACGGCACCTCGTACCGCTACGTCGCGGGGCGCACGGCCGCAGTCCTGGGCAAAGATCTTGCCGACCTCAAACTGATCGTGTTTCACCTCGGCAATGGGGCATCCGTGTGCGCGATCGACGGCGGTCGCAGCGTCGACACCTCGATGGGGATGACACCGCTCGAGGGGCTCGTGATGGGCACCCGCTCCGGCAACATCGATCCTGGGGCACTCTTCCATCTCGGCAGAGCAGGAATGGACCTCCCCGGATTAGACCACTTGCTCAACCGTGAGAGCGGCTTGCTTGGTATGACCGGCACCGGAGACATGCGCGATGTGCAATCGAAGGCGGATGCTGGCGATGAGCAGGCGCAGGCGGCGCTCGGTGTTTACTACCACCGGCTCCGTCACTACCTTGGTGCGTACCTCGTGGCCCTGAGCGGCGCGGACGCCATCGTGTTCACCGCGGGCGTGGGGGAGAACAACGCGAACACGCGCTTGGCGACCGTCGAAGGTCTCGAATCGTTCGGCATCGAAATGGATGTTGCCGCCAACGCCGCAGCCAATCATGGCGAGCGCGTCATCTCAACGTCCGATTCGCCCGTCACGGTGCTCGTTATCCCTACGAACGAGGAACTGCAGATAGCACGAGAGTCTCTCGAGGCTGTAACCCGATAG
- the pta gene encoding phosphate acetyltransferase — translation MTRNIYITSIEGHAGKSTIALGLLDTLSREAKSLGVFRPVARTSDERDYVLEMLLGHEAVNLSYDEAVGVGYDDVHADPELALSRIIERFKAVEAQCDVVVIVGSDYTDVGSPTELSYNARVAANLGAPVLLVLGGQSEDGESRSPADMAQVYSIAHQELDAAHARLVGVIVNRSDPDFMTDIIAGVSSAVGDDTPVWAIPEDPFLIAPSLASLLTAVDGELLRGDDDLLQREALGVVVAGMTMENVLLRLIEGSVVVVAGDRSDVLLATLMAHASETFPSLAGIILNGGFDLLPQIERLMDGLDVSLPVIRTSFGTYDTARIITKTRGRLAAESPRKFDTALALFEQHVDAAELLRRLDLHPPTVVTPLMFEYGLLDRARSIPQHIVLPEGSDDRILRASSTLLRRGVAKLTILGDEGEVRGRAAELGLDISGASILSPFDEELRTRFATEYVKLRAHKGMTMEVARDTVTDVSYFGTMMVHLGLADGMVSGAAHTTAHTIRPSFEIIKTKPDVSIVSSVFLMCLEDRVLVYGDCAVNPDPDAAQLADIAISSAATAAQFGIEQRIAMLSYSTGASGTGADVDKVRAATTLVVERRPDLAVDGPIQYDAAVDAAVGKSKMPDSEVAGRATVFIFPDLNTGNNTYKAVQRSAGAVAIGPVLQGLRKPINDLSRGALVQDIVNTVAITAIQAQSVAAEATAQRGIADDASAKE, via the coding sequence GTGACGCGGAATATCTACATCACCTCCATCGAAGGCCACGCTGGCAAGTCCACCATCGCCCTCGGTCTGCTCGACACGCTCAGTCGTGAAGCTAAGAGTCTGGGGGTGTTTCGGCCGGTCGCGCGCACCAGCGATGAGCGAGATTATGTCTTAGAGATGTTGCTCGGTCACGAGGCTGTCAATCTCAGCTACGACGAAGCTGTCGGCGTGGGGTACGACGACGTGCACGCTGACCCCGAGCTGGCGCTCAGCCGCATCATCGAACGCTTCAAGGCTGTCGAGGCCCAGTGCGACGTTGTCGTGATTGTGGGTTCTGACTACACGGATGTCGGCAGCCCCACCGAGCTTTCTTACAACGCACGCGTCGCCGCGAACCTCGGTGCTCCGGTGCTCCTGGTATTGGGTGGTCAGTCTGAGGACGGCGAGAGCCGTAGCCCCGCCGACATGGCTCAGGTGTATTCGATTGCGCATCAAGAATTGGATGCCGCTCACGCGCGTCTGGTCGGCGTGATCGTCAATCGGTCTGACCCCGACTTCATGACCGACATCATCGCCGGAGTGAGCTCAGCGGTCGGCGACGATACTCCGGTGTGGGCTATCCCCGAAGACCCCTTCCTTATTGCGCCCAGCCTTGCCTCCCTACTCACTGCCGTTGATGGTGAATTGCTGCGCGGCGACGATGATCTGCTGCAGCGCGAAGCGCTCGGCGTAGTTGTGGCCGGTATGACGATGGAGAACGTGCTGCTGCGTCTCATCGAGGGCTCGGTCGTGGTGGTTGCTGGGGACCGATCGGATGTGTTGTTGGCGACGCTGATGGCGCACGCGTCGGAGACGTTCCCTTCGCTCGCGGGCATCATCCTGAACGGTGGCTTTGATCTGTTGCCGCAGATCGAGCGCCTCATGGATGGTCTCGATGTGTCGTTGCCGGTGATTCGCACGTCGTTCGGCACCTATGACACGGCGCGCATTATTACCAAGACGCGCGGTCGCTTGGCTGCCGAGTCTCCCCGAAAGTTCGACACGGCGCTTGCCCTGTTTGAACAGCATGTGGATGCCGCAGAGCTGCTGCGTCGACTCGACCTGCATCCGCCCACCGTCGTCACGCCGCTCATGTTCGAGTACGGTCTGCTTGATCGCGCTCGCAGCATCCCGCAGCACATTGTGTTGCCGGAGGGCAGTGATGACCGCATTTTGCGCGCATCGAGCACGCTGTTGCGTCGGGGCGTTGCCAAGCTCACGATCCTGGGTGACGAGGGCGAGGTGCGTGGTCGTGCGGCTGAACTCGGTCTCGATATCTCGGGCGCGAGCATCCTGAGCCCGTTTGATGAAGAACTGCGCACCCGATTCGCGACGGAATATGTGAAGCTGCGTGCCCACAAGGGAATGACCATGGAGGTTGCGCGAGACACCGTGACCGACGTCTCGTACTTCGGCACCATGATGGTGCACTTGGGCCTGGCTGACGGAATGGTCTCGGGTGCAGCGCACACTACGGCTCACACCATCCGCCCCAGTTTCGAAATCATCAAGACCAAGCCAGACGTATCGATCGTGTCCAGCGTCTTCTTGATGTGTCTCGAAGATCGCGTGCTCGTCTACGGCGACTGTGCCGTCAACCCCGACCCGGATGCCGCTCAGCTGGCGGACATCGCGATCTCGTCTGCCGCGACTGCAGCCCAGTTCGGCATCGAACAGCGCATCGCCATGCTGTCGTATTCCACCGGCGCATCGGGCACCGGCGCCGACGTTGACAAGGTGCGGGCCGCTACCACGCTAGTCGTCGAACGCCGCCCTGATCTTGCCGTCGATGGCCCCATCCAATATGACGCTGCCGTGGATGCCGCCGTGGGCAAATCAAAAATGCCAGACTCAGAGGTCGCCGGCCGTGCCACCGTATTCATATTCCCCGATCTGAATACCGGCAACAACACCTATAAGGCCGTGCAACGAAGTGCTGGAGCGGTAGCCATTGGGCCCGTGCTTCAGGGCCTGCGCAAACCCATCAACGACCTTTCGCGTGGCGCCCTCGTGCAAGACATCGTGAACACTGTGGCGATCACCGCAATTCAGGCTCAATCGGTCGCCGCTGAGGCCACCGCACAACGTGGCATCGCCGACGATGCCTCTGCCAAGGAGTAA